The genomic interval TTTGATGCTTATCGAGAAATCAGAGTCGTTTAGGCCTATTAAATAAAAATTTTTCATAATCCCATCTATAACTTCCTGCTTGTCTGTTTTGATTTTGAAAGTATTATTTCCCGTGTCTTCCCACTCACTCTTAATACCCAGGGCTTCTCCTGTAAATTCTCCGCTACGCGAAAGCGTCCATGTATCCTCTGCTATTTTAATCTTGTCCGCCTTAATGGTTACTTTGTAAACACCCGGCACAACTGCCCCAAATAAAGATGTTTGACACAGAGCCAAGCATAGTAACGGGATTAACGGTAAAACCCTAAAACAGCTTTTAAAACAACTCCCTCTCTTCTTTAACTTCATTCAACTCTCCTTATAAATAAAATATAGATGTCCTGTATGACAAAAAAATGAATAAACAATCGATAGCGTGGCGGGGAATAACAACCTGAAATGTATTTTGGAAAAGAAACAGAAATACCTTTCTTAAAAAAGAAATATTTTGCACTGTATATTAAAAATAAGCCTCTGCCAATACCCTATTTTGGGTGTATATAATGTACTCCAAAAACTGGACAGCACCGGACAGAACTTCTGGCTAAACATATCGTGGCGCCCACGTGGCGTGCAGTGTCGGACTTTGGCGGAACGACGCTTCGTCTTCAAAAACAATCAGCGCTTTTTCTTCAGCGGCTTTTTTTTTAATGTGGGGTAAGTGTACCGGGTCCACTTGTTACGAGCGACAGGATCGGCCTTTACTAATCGATAGGTTGGGCGCTGGAAAGAAATTCCAATCTGCTTCAAGAGCTTCCGCACATGCCCCGGATGATATTCGAGGCCAAACTCATTTTCGATTGTCTTTGCAATGATTACGGATGTCCATACCCCAGTATCATAGCCATAAGCAATGGGGCCGCTCTCAACAATATCAAGGAGCCTTTCTTTTTCATCCAGACTTAGTCCGGCTGGTCGCCCGCAGCGGTGTCCCTCTAATAAGCCGTCAATTCCGTATTGATTCCACGTGCGAATCCATGCTGGAACATTGGTGCGGTTTACTTTTAAAGTCTCCGCAACGTCTCCGGGTGGGCGGCCTTCCAGGTTAAGAATAACCGCATGCAATCGCGTTGCCATTCGATACGCAGAATCTTCCTGAGCTGATTTTTTCAACGCGACTAACTTCTTAATCGTTTGCCGATTCCCCTTTGCTTTCAAGGCTTGCATAAGGCCTCCGTTTTGTAATGTATTATTATTTATACGCACAAGAGGCCATAATGTAACCTTTTTTATTTCGTTGTCAATATTCATTTCCATACAAGCACCGTGAAATATGGCTTACGAAGAAATGATGTATATTTAATTATGCGCAGTTATATAGTGTAGTGTGCGTGACAAAAGGTTTGCTTCCTTATAACCCCACGCGCCCCTTTCCTGTAATGAAGCATAAATTGACCGGCTCCTAAATTTCGTTTCATGTGCACAGAATGGCAACTGGGAGCATTCTTGATTTTTTGTAACAGTTTAGATTTTTGAAAAATAAAAATGCTCGTTCCCAAGCTCCGCAGACTGGGTCAAATGGGCAATTTTATCCTATTTTACGACAGGCATTCTCCACTTTAATGGGAAAACAGCACTAAATAGGGTCGAAAACAGGCATAATGCGAAGAGTTGTC from Candidatus Kuenenia stuttgartiensis carries:
- a CDS encoding helix-turn-helix domain-containing protein: MQALKAKGNRQTIKKLVALKKSAQEDSAYRMATRLHAVILNLEGRPPGDVAETLKVNRTNVPAWIRTWNQYGIDGLLEGHRCGRPAGLSLDEKERLLDIVESGPIAYGYDTGVWTSVIIAKTIENEFGLEYHPGHVRKLLKQIGISFQRPTYRLVKADPVARNKWTRYTYPTLKKKPLKKKR